GGGGCTATCTTCTTCTCGACGTTCCTTACGGCCTTCAAAACCCCCTTACCGAGATACCTCTTCGCGCCGTCCCTTATCTCCACGGCCTCGAATTTTCCGGTGGAGGCCCCCGAAGGCACCGCCGCCCTCCCGGTGAACCCCCCCTCGGTTATAAGTTCCACCTCCACGGTGGGGTTGCCGCGAGAGTCCAGTATTTCTCTTGCGAAAACGTCGATGATGGTCGTCATGCGTCCTCCCTGGTTAAGCGGTGCTTTTCACTTCCAATCTTAATTATTATACGTTGCGGGTAAAAAAAAGCAAGAGCAAAACAGCCCCGGGGCATGCTGCGGGCTGTCGCCTTCAGCACCCTGCGTTATTTGCCCCACGAGACATACATCTTTGCGGGCAGGCCATTGACTGAAGCCTCCCGCACACTGTTCTTCGGCACTGAGTCCGTAACAGTCTCGGCGGGGCTGAGCCTCATAACGGCTTCCACAACCCGTAGCTTCAAGTCCCCGTCCCCGGCTATCCTGCCGATAAGCCGGGCCTCCATCTCCTTAAGCTCTTTTTTCGAGTAGTACGTGTATCTTAAGCTTAAGGTGTCTCCTGCCCCGAGGAGGAGTGATTGTGCCAAAAAGCACGTATGGGTGCTCTCGGATCTTCTGTGCGTATCTTTCTGGCTTATAAGGTCGTGATAGATCACCACCTTTCCGTTGCCGTCCAGGATATTTATTTTCATGTCAACGTCGATACGGGTCCCTGCGGGAACAGTGAACTGCTGGCCCCCAAAGATTCTCTGGAACGGTGAGTCCAATAACGTGACGGATTGTTTCTCAACAAGTTTTATGTCAAAGGTCCCGTCCCCCGTGGGTAGCGGACGCTTCCCGGCCATCTTTTCAAAAAGCGCGACCGCCTGTTCGCCACGGACCACCTCCCATTGGCCCGGGAGGAAGAGGCCCGCTTTGCCGGCCCTGAACTTAAAGCACGCCCGGTAGTTCGCTTCACACAGGTACATGTTGCCGTCCGGACCGACCATACCGCTCGTATTGAGGTAGATGTTAGAGAAAAAGATGTCCCGGCCTTTCTCGTAGCTTCTGAATACGCTCCGTCCGGTAAAGGCCGCTGCCGCCCGCTTATCGAGCCCC
Above is a window of Thermodesulfobacteriota bacterium DNA encoding:
- the eno gene encoding phosphopyruvate hydratase (catalyzes the formation of phosphoenolpyruvate from 2-phospho-D-glycerate in glycolysis), whose product is MTTIIDVFAREILDSRGNPTVEVELITEGGFTGRAAVPSGASTGKFEAVEIRDGAKRYLGKGVLKAVRNVEKKIAP